GTTGCGAGGATCAATGCCTCCTTCCGCTCCTGTGCGGTCGCGCGCTTAAATTTCCGGCGTTCACCTGACACGGGGCTCTCCAATATGCTGCGCAATCACGCGGTCAGTAATTATACACTTGCATAATTACTCCAAGTCAGCCTTACTACAAGCCGAAATATGAGGACATCAGAAAATGCCCGATCCGGCTGCCGCAGACCCTGCCCCGCTTTCGACAGCATCTGCCCCCGCACAGGCGCGTGCTGAGACCCCGGTGAACACCCACACGCAGGCCGAGGCGATCCGCGTCAGCGATCTGCACAAATCCTTCGGTTCGCTGGAGGTGCTGAAGGGCGTATCCCTCACCGCAAAACAGGGCGATGTCGTAGCCATTATTGGCGGCAGCGGCTCCGGCAAATCGACCATGCTGCGCTGCATCAACTTTCTGGAAACACCCAACTCAGGCGAAATTGTAATCGCAGGCGAAACCGTGGCGATGCGCCCTGATGGTAGCCCCGCCGACCGCCGCCAGATCGAACGCATTCGCACCCGTCTCGCGATGGTGTTTCAACAGTTCAACCTCTGGACCCATCGCACCTTGTTGGAAAATGTCATCGAGGTGCCGGTTCATGTGCTAAAGATGCCCCGTTCCGAAGCGATCGACCGTGCGCATGAGCTGCTGGCCCGCGTGGGCCTCGGCGACAAGGCCGATGCCTTTCCGGCTTTTCTCTCCGGCGGGCAACAGCAGCGCGCCGCAATCGCCAGGGCGCTGGCCGTGGATCCCAATGTCATGCTGTTTGACGAGCCAACATCGGCGCTTGATCCCGAGCTGGTCGGGGAGGTCCTGACGGTGATCCGCGATCTGGCCGCGGAGGGGCGCACCATGCTGCTGGTCACCCATGAGATGAAATTCGCAAGAGAAGTCGCAAACCATGTCGTCTATCTCTTTGAAGGTCGGATCGAAGAGCAAGGCCCCCCGTCTGAGGTCTTTGGCAATCCGAAATCAGAGCGTCTGAAACAGTTCCTGAGTTCGGTCGCTTAACGCATAACAACACGTATAAACAACAAAACAGGGAGACAGTTATGTCCATGATATCAAATCTCAAATCCACAGTCCTCGCCGCCGCGACCGTTGCCGCAACCTGTGCTGTCGCGCAGGCGGAGCCAGTCAAGATTGGTGTGGCCGCAGAACCCTATCCGCCCTTTGCATCACTGGACTCCTCCGGTCAGTGGGTAGGCTGGGAGATCGACGTGATCAATGCAGTCTGCGCCGCGGCTGAGATGGATTGTGTCATCACTCCTGTGGCCTGGGACGGCATCATTCCCTCTCTCACCGGTCAGCAGATCGACGCCATCATGGCCTCCATGTCGATCACTGAAGAGCGGCTGAAAACCATCGATTTCTCGGATCCCTACTACAACACCCCGGCGGTGATCGTGGCAGATAAGTCGATGGACATCGAACCGACACCGGAATCACTGGCGGGCAAGGTTGTCGGCATTCAGGCCTCCACCATTCACCAGACCTATGCACAGGAATACTTCAAAGATTCCGAACTGCGCGTCTATCAGACCCAGGATGAGGCCAATCAGGATCTCTTCGCCGGTCGCATCGACGCCACCCAGGCCGATAGCATCGCCATGGCAGACTTTGTCGGCTCCGATGCCGGTGCCTGCTGCGAGATCAAGGGTCCCGTCGCCAATGACGAGGCGATCCTCGGCAAAGGCGTCGGTGCTGGCGTGCGCAAGGGCGACAGCGATGTTCTGGCGGCGCTCAACAAGGGGATCGCGGCAATCCTGGCCGATGGCACCCATGCCGAGATCACCTCGAAGTATTTCACGACCAGCATCTACTCCGAGTAAGGACCTATCGTGACCGGACTCCTCGACCTGTTTGGTCTGGCCGAGAGCGCGCAGCTGTTGTCGCTCTCGCCGCCGGGATGGGGGGGCAACCTGTTGCGGGGCCTCGCCAATTCGCTCCAGATCGCCCTTGGGGCTTTTGGTATGGGGCTGATCATCGGGCTTTTCGGGGCCTACGGAAAACTCTATGGCGGGCCGATCCTTCGTGATCTGCTCGCCATTTACACCACTGTGATCCGCGCCGTGCCTGAACTGGTGCTGATCCTGATCCTCTATTACGTCGGCACCGATCTGATCAACAAAGTCGCGGGCAGTTTCGGCTACGGTCGGGTGGAAATCAGCGGGATTGTGGCGGGTATCTGGGTGCTCGGCATTGTGCAGGGCGCCTATGCCACCGAGGTGCTGCGCGGTGCCATCAAGGCGGTGCCCCCCGGCCAAATTGAGGCGGCACGGTCTTACGGGATGCCTGCCTTCATGACCATGCGCCGGGTGACCATCCCCGCTATGATGAGCTTTGCAACACCGGGTCTGGCCAATCTGTGGCTGATCGCCACCAAGGACACCGCCCTGCTGGCCATCGTCGGCTTTGCAGAGCTGACCCTGGAAACCCGACAGGCCGCCAGCAGTACGCGTGCATATTTCACGTTCTTCCTCGCGGCCGGAGCGCTCTACCTGATGGTAACGCTCTGCTCCGGTGTGATTTTCGGCTGGATCGAACGCTGGGCAAGGCGCGGCCAGCCATCCCTCCGGGAGGGCCGCCAATGACCTCCTTGAAATCCCTGATGCAACCTCATCGGCTGATTCTGATGGCCCTGTTCGCTGCCTTGGTTATCTGGTGTGCTTTGTCCCTGCGTTGGGACTGGATCCCAACATATGCGCCGCTGGCACTGGAAGGGTTATGGACCACCATCTGGATCCTTGTGGTCACCAGCATCCTTGGCTTTGCACTGGCGGTGCCTCTTGGCCTCGCCCAGGCCGTTGGACCGTGGTATCTCTCAACGCCTGCGCGCATTTTCTGCACGGTCATCCGCGGCACGCCGTTGTTGTTGCAGATCTGGCTGCTTTACTACGGGCTGGGCTCGCTGTTCCCGCAATTCCCCTGGATCCGCTCCAGCGAGCTGTGGCCTTACCTGCGGCAGGCCTGGCCCTATGCCGTTCTGGCGCTCACGCTCTCCTACGCTGGCTATGAGGGCGAAGTGATGCGCGGTGCCTTCTCTGGTGTGGCCAAGGGGCAGCTGGAAGCAGCCAAGGCTTACGGGATGCCCCGTCTGACCATGTTCCGCCGGATCTGGCTGCCACAG
This is a stretch of genomic DNA from Phaeobacter gallaeciensis DSM 26640. It encodes these proteins:
- a CDS encoding ABC transporter ATP-binding protein, coding for MPDPAAADPAPLSTASAPAQARAETPVNTHTQAEAIRVSDLHKSFGSLEVLKGVSLTAKQGDVVAIIGGSGSGKSTMLRCINFLETPNSGEIVIAGETVAMRPDGSPADRRQIERIRTRLAMVFQQFNLWTHRTLLENVIEVPVHVLKMPRSEAIDRAHELLARVGLGDKADAFPAFLSGGQQQRAAIARALAVDPNVMLFDEPTSALDPELVGEVLTVIRDLAAEGRTMLLVTHEMKFAREVANHVVYLFEGRIEEQGPPSEVFGNPKSERLKQFLSSVA
- a CDS encoding transporter substrate-binding domain-containing protein: MSMISNLKSTVLAAATVAATCAVAQAEPVKIGVAAEPYPPFASLDSSGQWVGWEIDVINAVCAAAEMDCVITPVAWDGIIPSLTGQQIDAIMASMSITEERLKTIDFSDPYYNTPAVIVADKSMDIEPTPESLAGKVVGIQASTIHQTYAQEYFKDSELRVYQTQDEANQDLFAGRIDATQADSIAMADFVGSDAGACCEIKGPVANDEAILGKGVGAGVRKGDSDVLAALNKGIAAILADGTHAEITSKYFTTSIYSE
- a CDS encoding ABC transporter permease; its protein translation is MTGLLDLFGLAESAQLLSLSPPGWGGNLLRGLANSLQIALGAFGMGLIIGLFGAYGKLYGGPILRDLLAIYTTVIRAVPELVLILILYYVGTDLINKVAGSFGYGRVEISGIVAGIWVLGIVQGAYATEVLRGAIKAVPPGQIEAARSYGMPAFMTMRRVTIPAMMSFATPGLANLWLIATKDTALLAIVGFAELTLETRQAASSTRAYFTFFLAAGALYLMVTLCSGVIFGWIERWARRGQPSLREGRQ
- a CDS encoding ABC transporter permease, which produces MTSLKSLMQPHRLILMALFAALVIWCALSLRWDWIPTYAPLALEGLWTTIWILVVTSILGFALAVPLGLAQAVGPWYLSTPARIFCTVIRGTPLLLQIWLLYYGLGSLFPQFPWIRSSELWPYLRQAWPYAVLALTLSYAGYEGEVMRGAFSGVAKGQLEAAKAYGMPRLTMFRRIWLPQAIRNVLPTLGGETILQLKATPLVATITVLDIYAVSSRVRSDTFIVYEPLLLLALVYMAIAGVITLAFKRFEDRVPQRR